The nucleotide sequence TTTTCATTTTGTGTGACCCACTGATTTCAAGTAGACTATACACATGTGATCTGTTTCAACAAAGAACATCCATAAACACAAATTACTATTACACTaacttaaaataataataaaataaccaTTAAAGTTACTTAAAAAAGGACACTCGACGATACAAAAGACAGTAATGCAACTTCAAGGAAAAAACTTTGTCAAAAATCAAAACCAGGGCTGCACTTAAGAAGCTAAAAGACCGCTAAGACTCGCAAGATGCTGAAACAGTGTCGAGATGCTTGAATGACCAAGGTTAACTAAAATCTATACATACGAGGCCTAAAGTCCATATAAAACATCACTACAATCTTGACGAATAATAAAATCACttctaaaaattaaaataaaaaatagaaaCAAAAACATGCTTCAGGGTCAATTCATAGATAATAGTGTACTAGTTTTGACCCAAAACAAGCCCGTTTATTTTGCCACTTACCTTCCAAAACGTTTATTCAGAAGATTTTACAGATGTTTGAAATCATATTTCACAAATTTATTACCCAACCAGTCAACAAGTGGCAAATACTTGTAACCCAACCCATTTTGCTGGGTCAAATATAAAGAGTGTTACCTGCTTGGTTTTAAAACATGATAGGCGGACAAAAGCGACGGGGTCTAAAATTGAGGCGCGAAGAGCAAACCACAAAAGCAGTGGGCTTTTTGTACTCGAGGCGCAAggtgtttatataatttttttatatatcccatacaaatcccataggtttttagcttcttttaaccaaaatatagctataaataaGGCTTTTATACCATTTTACTTACATGCACAAGTAAAAAAAAACCCAAGGTACAActtttttctgcagaaaaatgccTCAAGTACATGAGGCGCGCCTCAGGCCAAAAATCCCCAAAAATCTGCGCATTTTGGGCGCTTCTTGTAATTACACAAGGCTCTGAGCGAAAAAGCCCCAGAAGCTGTGCCTCGGCCTAGGCGCGCCTCAGGCACGCTTTTTAAAACTAAGGGTACCGTACCGATCATTTTCGGTACCTGTATCTACCCATTGTTCCCCTTTTTGGGACCAGTGCAGCTATTTTGATTAATTTACTAGTAAATACTTGTATTGTACACCGGTACACATTATTGTCGTCTTTTGGTATCGGTATTGGTCCGGTACCCATGTTCATTCCTCGTAGatatgatttacacatgtgtaaaattTCATATTTATGCTTATTTCTTTTAAGTACTATGATTTACACATGTATAAACCTTTATATatatgatttacacatgtgtaaactttcgtatttatgcttattttttttaaatattatgaCTTACACACGTGTAAACCTTCATATatatgatttacacatgtgtaaactttCTTATTTATGCTGATTTTTTAAAGTAttatgatttacacatgtgtaaaaacaTATGGAAATCCTGAGACTGACCGAAACGCGATACCAACACACTTCCCGAGTTAATCCCAGCGTCAATATGCGTTAAACTCATACACATTTTTATCAATACATAAAAGTAACAATAACATATAGTTAAAAACAATTCATCAACTTGTAATCCTAAAACCTTAGTTGACCCATGAACATAAGACACTATCTCTATACTCAAATAAACCCAGTCTTTTAGTGTGGCGCTTTGTTCAATGAGAAACCCTAAGCAAGATTAGTATCAAAAAGCACTGGCAATAGATTAACAAATCGTGAATTGTTACTGATAGACGTTGCATAAGTTATGAAAAGTGCATTGGTACCTATAGATAATGATATGATAGCGTGATCGGAACTCAACCAATTCTCTCAACATTCATAACTAAAATTCACATCAATTTCCAAGCAAACCTAAAAATTTTAGACTTAAATTCAGTCATAGAAACCCCAATTCCACCAATATTCTATATACATAACTAAAATTTACATGAATATCCAAACAAACCTAACAATTTCATACTCAAATTTAGTTATAGAAACCCTAATTCAACCAATTCTCCATATACATAACTAAAAATCACATAAACGTCCAAACAAACCTAACAATTTCATACATAACTAACATAAACCAAATAATCATAATTCAAACCATCATCAAATCCAAATTACAACAAAAATCAGTACCTAAAGAAGACGAGCAAAGTTTCTTCGCTTATAACCACAGCCAACGAAATAATTATACTTCAAACCATCAATCAGATCTAAATCACAACAAAAACCAGTACCTGAATAAGAAGAGTAAAGTTTTTCGCTTATTACATTAGCCAACTGTTCATAATCAGTCAAATCGAAGATGACCTCAATCGAATCCAAATTGGGCGAGATTGATTCTTCGTATTCCTCTTTTGATTTTTGAAATCTCCAGCATCGTGATTTAGAAATTTGAAGGGTTTTTTACAGAGATGGTATTGAAGGATTTTGATGGGTTTTTTTGAGTTTTATGTTTTGATAATAATGCCCCTTTTGTCTTTTAATTTAAGTTTTCTCCTCATTTAAATCCCCTCTAATCTTAGcccttaatatatatatatatatatatattgatataTATATTACGTTCTTTTTAATATATGTTTGAAGGTACTTATTAGGAGTATTTACGGTTCGGTTTGATAGTTTTAAAATCAAACCTTAAACCAGAACGTTCGTAACGGTTTGATCAACGGTAATGGCGAGCCAAACcgttaaaaattgaaaaagaagcGTTATTAATGGTTTGACTTCGATTTGGTTTAATGGTTTAAACTACTTACAcctcaaataaaaatataatattcaAAATACATAAAAACAAATTTGATAGAACGATGATACTCGGTTGATTTTAGCTAATTAGATAATTAACGTTAATTTAACAAAACACAAGTAAATGTCGTACTTAATTCAACCTAATACACACGCATTTGTAGGTAATACATAAACAATTTAACAAATAGTAGAGTAGGCATAAACGTAAACCGTTTTTGTATCAAACTCAAAGAAAAAGGTATAAGTTTATCATATGATTCTCTCAGTTCTTATCATATTTTTAATACTGAAATGATGGAGATTGCCTTTCAAAATATCATAAATTCTAAAATATGTATGCTTCACATTCTGATTTTATGTTAAAGTATATCACATATCGGGAGGTGTGTGagtttgtcgttaaaaaaagATAAACATAATATTATTTTATGTTAAGTAAATCAAATGCTAGTGGTGTGTAAGTTTGTCGTTAAAAAGAAACTCAATCTCTACCATCCATATAGAAATCCTATGGTTGAGATTGAACGTTATATAAAATAACTGTTTAAAAACATGTTACAGACCGATAAAAGTATGTGTAACAtctttttgtttttcatcttTCTCTCTGACCCATCGTTTTTTCACTTTTCTGTCTGACACACTGCCATGTAATAGGTTTGTCTGTTACACTAATTTTTTCCTATAAAAACATATAACATCTTTTTAAATGCACTACACATTGAAAACTTGTAAATTTTAAGTTCGAAAATATTACCTTCCATAAAACCTACAAAATTTGCTCTTGAAAACCAAAAGAAAAATGTAACATCCATTAACTTTCTTGAGTTTTCCTCAATAATTGCATATCAATTTATATCGTATAAAAAAATCAAATGATATTAAAAAAAGTAGGCAATCTTTAAACATGAATATTAGTGACATTTGGCCTGTACCTGGTCACCGGAGGCATAAAAGATAGATGGTGATGGGGGAATGACCGGCGAGGTCCCCCGGATTCACTACCGTCATTGCTTACGCACCCTCTAACCGCCGCTATCCTCCGTACGCTGATCAACACCCCTATGCTAATTATATTCCACAtatatctatttttttttaaatatcaacAATAGGACGATGGTGCTAATTGCTGAATCATCATTCTACTTTTTTAATTCCAGTCCCCACTCTGCTATTGCTTCCTTAGATGTTGGAGACCTGGTTCGTTTGTCTTCCATATATATCCAATCTTTCTTTCTTtattcaattattattattattattcttgtaatttttttttatcttgtTATTAGAGATGGAAGAAGATGAATATGCTAAACTTATCAGAAGGATGAACCCACCAAGGTACTTAATTACTTACTATTTTTCAAATCTGAATTTAACTTATAATTCTTCATTTGGGTGTTGCAGGGTTACAATTGACAACAGTTCCTCTGCAGATGCCACTGTTATTCAGGTGTGTTTAGTAGATAATCTTGATTGTAATTGTTCATGTTAATCAGCTTAATatgttctgttttttttttttttttttttttttttttttttaatgttaggTTGAGAGTGTTAACAAGCCTGGTATTCTACTTGAAGTTGTCCAAGTTCTTACTGATTTGAATCTAGTTATCACCAAGGCTTACATCTCGTCGGACGGAAGATGGTTCATGGATGGTAAATGTAACACCTTAGGCAAATCCCACATCGTTCTTTTATGTTCTGTCCGTTAAAGAGATAGCAGGTCGTAAGGAATGCCCAACCTCAAATATCACCAACAAATCCGTGAGCTCCTTGTGGGCAAAGCGGATAATACTGGTTGGTATGAGAGGCCGGATGTTATAATAAAAGTATtcaatatttttaatttttttttttgacatttcTGTTGCAGTTTTCAATGTGAAACAACGAAACGGAAACAAAGTTAGAGATGAAGGGGTGATCAGTTATATAAAAAAGGTTAGGAACTTTCTTGTTATGTTTTTAATTATATCAGTCTTTTTGTATGGGATGATGTTTTTGTGTTCATGAATAAGTTGATTTTCGTGTATTTGATATAATAATATTACGACAGGTACTTGAAAGCGATGCCTTTTATGTTCCGTCACTGGAAAGTTCAGTTGGGCTAAAGTCTTCTTTAGACTACACATCAATTGAACTAGCTGGGGCAGACCGACCCGGGTTACTATCCGAAGTGTGTGCCGTTCTTGCTGATCTTAGTTGCAACGTGGTCAGTGCCGAAATATGGACCCACAATGCTCGGGCTGCAGCTGTGGTGAATGTGACTGATGATATGACGGGATGTGCAATTGAAGATCCAGATAGACTTTTAACCATTAAAAACCGCCTTTGCAATGTTTTTAAGGGAAACAATGACTTGAAGACTGCGAAAATGACGCTTTCGCCCCCTGGTTCTATGCACCGAGAGAGAAGATTACACCAGATCATGTTTGCTGATAGGGATTATGAAAAGGTTGAACACGAAGACGTTACTGGATTGAAGGCAGAGGTTAGTGTGTTAGATTGTGTCGAGAAAGATTACACAGTAATTACCATGAGATGTAAGGATCGGCCGAAACTGTTATTTGATACGGTCTGCACCATTACCGACATGCAATATGTGGTTTATCATGGAGTAGTACATACCGGGAAGATGGAAGCTTATCAGGTATGCTACATACGCACAAAAATAACTCGTTAAAAATCAATTGATATGGGATTTTGTTTAGAAAACTAACTTATTCGTCGAAATGTCTTAGGAATATTATATTCGACATGTTGATGGAATTCGTATCAGCTCAGAAGCAGAACGCAAGCGGGTCATGAAGTGTCTTGAAGCAGCCATCGAACGAAGAACATCTGAGGTATAGTTATTATACACATGAGACATGAATCGACTCATTAACATTTCAAAGTGGTTTTTTATATGTAGGCGCTAGAGCTAGAATTGTGTGCGGAAGATCAGGTCGGGCTATTGTCTGAAATAACCAGGATATTCAGGGAGAATAGTTTGTGCATAAAGAGAGCAGAGATATCAACTGAAAACGGGAGAGCAAAAGACACATTTTATGTGACGAATACGACCGGTGATGGCCCAGTGGACCCCAGGACTATCGATTCAATTCGTAAGCAAATCGGGAAACACACCGCACTCGATGCTAGATGGAACTTGAGCCCACAAAAGCCGACACGTGAAGAAACAACAATGAGCTATCTCTTTGGACATTTCTTCAAATTTCCAATTGGTTAGATCATACTCCTAATGCCATCATCATTATCCTGATTTGTATATAGTTGAATGAACTTGGATACGAACGTTGTAAATATCTAGAAATAAAAGTATAGCTTATAGGTGGTAGTTATGCTGAAAAACTTGTAGATTTAAGCAAGATACAAGGGGATACAGAACCTTGTGGATATCATCAGTCAGCAGTAGACAATAAGATTCTCAACACAGTACAGAGCTTGATGTTTAGAATGAACTATGATGGATTCTGGTTCATAAGTTGTAATTTATATCCTTGGACTACTGAACTCCATTTCAGTACACAATGTATGTATGTCATATTAATCAATTATTGTAGGTTATATGGTAGTAGGAATGTCATATAGTATTGACTGTTGATAAGTACCAAGGATATACCCTATGATCTACTACAGTTAAGAACCGATAGTTGCGTAAAGTGCTAttggtccaaggcttgatacaaaactacagtcgagccgggggtctcactggaagcagcccctctattcctacgggatagaggtaaggctgtctacatctaccctcctcagaccctaccttagctttgctagtggtggaatttactgagtatgatgatgatgatgagttgtGTAAAGTGCTAGAACAAACTAGATCCTCTCATATTCCCACGATAGAAGAAGGCTGGACGATATTGACACGCATGAACACTCTAAAACCATGAAGCAAACCCTGATTCAATCTTACATATGACTTACAATTGCTTAAGCACAATTTAAGAGACGTATCATGCGTTCGCGATATCTACAATCAACCCAACAATGAATAGGGAAAACTTTAACAAACTCTTGACCCTTTTATGCAGATCTAATCCTAAGGTACCATACTGATTCTACCAATTATATCTCTGAATTCATCAATTACCCGTTAATGTTTCGTGCCCTAGATCATTAACTGAGAAACTGTAACCTGAAGAAAGCCTAAGTCACTTTTAAAGCACATGCCTTTACTCTAGAATCAACTCAACAACATGAAACATGAATATAATCAATATAAACATGCACACATATACATAAAGAAAAATAGAGGTTTTACTAAAATCACACAAGTTCATACGCAAAAATCAACTGAAAAGTCAAACCATATCAAAATCATTCTAAACCTAAATTATTACAATTTACAAAGATTTAGTTACTCAATCGAAataacaaaactcggacatgttCATTGCTGAAATGAaacaaaaacagaaaacaaaTGTTAAACCAAGTCGGATAACGCGTTTAAATGTTATCCGAGAGCTTTTATCTTCAAAGGTCTTCAACTATGCTCCAAAGTTCTCCAACATCACCCTTAGTTTTATGGTATTAGTAAGTTTGCGAGAGGATCCGAGTTCAGCCATCAAAAGATGTTTAATTCCGTTGTTAATAGTTGTTTGAATAGTTGATATTTAGGGTTTCCTCGTTGGTCGACATATGGACCGTATCCCACTAATACGGACCGTATTGACTTGCTGAAAGGCGGTGGTCAAACTCGTACTAGAATCTTTGTTTCCGCCATACAAACTGTATGGGTGTGTGCTGATTCGTCTGGTCTTCAACCGTCGGTGGTCAACTGGTCTATGTGACATCATCAATACGAACCGTCAGCTATGAATCATCAACTGGTCTTCAACCCTCGAAATCTCAATCGGAAAATTCAAGAACTAGTATGTATGATCCCATTATGAAGTATGTGATTTCCGTTTCACAGGCTATGAATCATCAAACGTTTTGTTGAAACTACACAACTCTTCATGGATCAGTGCGTCAGTTTGGTGGTTAAAACGGTTAACGGTTAACTCTGCTAATTGGTTACCAACGGTTCTTAGTATTAGCTTAAGTAACTGTTGATGATTGACTTTTCTCAGTAGTAACTTACTCACTAAGCACTAACAACAGCTACTGCTGGTTGACCAGTTCCTAATGTTTGTACTAACCGCCAGGGGCTCTTCTCCCTGAACCCCGCAAAGGGGTGTTGTCCCCTTGAACTCGTTGTTAGGTTGAGTCGAAAATCAGATTAGTCTTTAACGAACGTGCACTCTGCATCTTCAAACTTGTAACGAAACGCATTCAAATTTCACATCTAGTCTCAAGTAAATCACAATTACCTAAAGTGATTTGATGACACTAAAATCACTAACAAATATGCAATGTAGTAATTTTATTTATCTAATATAAAAGTTGCACATTGTTTTCCCTTTTCATTTTGGCCTACTAATTTCCTCAATTCATAAAAGGCCgaaactaaaaaaacaaaaagggaaacaaaacaaaataaaataacattTACTCTGAAAGAAACTGAAGGTTGACATGCATGTAAGAATTGATCAGCTAGCATCTCCATGCAGAAGCAGCAAGAATTGATCTATCTTGCCATCCTAACAACAAACAACCTTTATCTTCTGTCAACCTGTAACCATCACATGAATACAAACTAAGTAATATCTTCGACTGAGTCACCGCGTTCTCACTCAGTGGTACCCCTTGGAACCCTTTTCCCTCCATGATCTTCCTCCATTTCTCCAGCCTCTCATGTCTCATCACTCTCTCAGCCCCTTCACAAGCCACAATGTTCCGTATCTCCGGTGCGAATATATACTGTTCCACCTTAGCGCGCTGAGGTGAGTCAGCCGGGAATGTTGCGTCAAGCGAGTCAAAGATCGCCGAATAGTAGTGTAATGCTTCCAAGAATCGACCCAAGAAGTAAGGTCCGTTATGGCTCGCTTCTTGCTCCACAATCGTCACGATATTAGGGGCTTGGTCTCGGATCATTGCTAGTAAGTTTCCTAGGGAGTGACCTGCAACTCGTTGAAGCCGGTTTACTGAGTTAACTGCAAGGGCTTCGCCAACTCTTCGGTTAAACATATGTGGTTCTAGGTCTTCTAACTGCTCACTCACTGGGTGGAACTCAAAGGGAACTTGGAGAGAGTGAGCTAGCTCTGACAAGCAACGTCCGGTTTCCCTAACGCTTTCTGGAGATGAACCGATGCCAGTGATCCGGAGAAAAGGTGGCCCACCAGGCCTCGCTGCGAGGGCTTGCATAAAAGCCGGCCACTGGTAGCCTTGGAGGATATCAAGGTCGATGATATGCACGCGTTCCTCCGCTTCAAACGCCTCAAAGATAGCTTGATTGGCAGTGAAATGAGCAAATTTAATGTAAGGGCATGCTTGGTAAACAATCTGATAGATTTTAAGGATTTCCATTGCA is from Helianthus annuus cultivar XRQ/B chromosome 9, HanXRQr2.0-SUNRISE, whole genome shotgun sequence and encodes:
- the LOC110878457 gene encoding ACT domain-containing protein ACR6 isoform X2; this translates as MEEDEYAKLIRRMNPPRVTIDNSSSADATVIQVESVNKPGILLEVVQVLTDLNLVITKAYISSDGRWFMDVFNVKQRNGNKVRDEGVISYIKKVLESDAFYVPSLESSVGLKSSLDYTSIELAGADRPGLLSEVCAVLADLSCNVVSAEIWTHNARAAAVVNVTDDMTGCAIEDPDRLLTIKNRLCNVFKGNNDLKTAKMTLSPPGSMHRERRLHQIMFADRDYEKVEHEDVTGLKAEVSVLDCVEKDYTVITMRCKDRPKLLFDTVCTITDMQYVVYHGVVHTGKMEAYQEYYIRHVDGIRISSEAERKRVMKCLEAAIERRTSEALELELCAEDQVGLLSEITRIFRENSLCIKRAEISTENGRAKDTFYVTNTTGDGPVDPRTIDSIRKQIGKHTALDARWNLSPQKPTREETTMSYLFGHFFKFPIG
- the LOC110878457 gene encoding ACT domain-containing protein ACR6 isoform X1, yielding MEEDEYAKLIRRMNPPRVTIDNSSSADATVIQVESVNKPGILLEVVQVLTDLNLVITKAYISSDGRWFMDGKFFNVKQRNGNKVRDEGVISYIKKVLESDAFYVPSLESSVGLKSSLDYTSIELAGADRPGLLSEVCAVLADLSCNVVSAEIWTHNARAAAVVNVTDDMTGCAIEDPDRLLTIKNRLCNVFKGNNDLKTAKMTLSPPGSMHRERRLHQIMFADRDYEKVEHEDVTGLKAEVSVLDCVEKDYTVITMRCKDRPKLLFDTVCTITDMQYVVYHGVVHTGKMEAYQEYYIRHVDGIRISSEAERKRVMKCLEAAIERRTSEALELELCAEDQVGLLSEITRIFRENSLCIKRAEISTENGRAKDTFYVTNTTGDGPVDPRTIDSIRKQIGKHTALDARWNLSPQKPTREETTMSYLFGHFFKFPIG